DNA sequence from the Thiosulfativibrio zosterae genome:
GCCTAAAATTAGGCATAGATCCACTCGGCGGTGCGGCGATTGACTTCTGGAAACCCATTGCCGACACCTACGGTTTAAATCTAGAAATCGTCAACCCAAAAGTTGACCCAACCTTCTCATTTATGAGTGTCGATAAAGACGGCAAAATCCGTATGGACTGCTCAAGTCCATATGCCATGGCCAGTTTGATTGATTTAAAAGACAACTACGACATCGCTTTTGGTAACGACCCAGATGTTGACCGTCACGGTATCGTGACCAAGTCAGCCGGTTTGATGAACCCTAACCATTATTTAGCCGTGGCGATTCAATACCTATTAACGCACCGCCCAGAATGGTCTGCCGATGTCAAAATTGGTAAAACGCTGGTGTCGAGTTCGATGATTGACCGCGTGGTCGCCTCTTTAGGTAAAAACCTTTCAGAAGTACCTGTTGGCTTTAAATGGTTTGTGGATGGTTTGGTCAGCGGTGATTTTGCCTTCGGTGGTGAAGAATCTGCCGGTGCGTCTTTCTTGCGCATGGACGGCACCACTTGGTCAACCGACAAGGACGGCATTATCATGAACTTGTTGGCTGCTGAAATTACGGCTGTAACAGGCAAAGACCCAGGACAACTCTACCAAGAGTTGACCGCGCAATTTGGCAACCCTGTCTACACGCGTATTGATGCTCCCGCCAATCGTGAACAAAAAGCCATTTTAAGCAACCTGTCACCGGATATGGTTAAAGCCTCTATGCTGGCCGGCGAAACCATCACCGCCAAACTGACGCATGCGCCAGGCAATGGTGCGGCCATTGGTGGTCTTAAAATCGTAACCGAAAACGGTTGGTTTGCGGCGCGTCCATCGGGCACAGAAGATATTTATAAAATCTATGCCGAAAGCTTTAAAGGCGAAGAGCACCTCAAGCAAATCGTAGAAGAGGCGCAAGCAATTGTTTTAGATGCCTTAAACGCATAATTCAACCCGTCAATCACTTCAATTCAAAGCGGCT
Encoded proteins:
- the pgm gene encoding phosphoglucomutase (alpha-D-glucose-1,6-bisphosphate-dependent) gives rise to the protein MALSPLAGKPAPLSILENIPKLMTDYYCLAPDPTNPDQAVSFGTSGHRGCSSKSAFNENHIAAITQAIVEYRDDMGYTGPVFIGMDTHALSEAAHATAIEVFAGNSVNVIIQGNGRYTPTPVISHAILTYNKGRTEDLADGVIITPSHNPPQDGGFKYNPPNGGPADTDATKVIQNRANEILKSYMDDINLMPLEDAMQSEYVTAQDLITPYVQDLDKVVNMKAIAEAGLKLGIDPLGGAAIDFWKPIADTYGLNLEIVNPKVDPTFSFMSVDKDGKIRMDCSSPYAMASLIDLKDNYDIAFGNDPDVDRHGIVTKSAGLMNPNHYLAVAIQYLLTHRPEWSADVKIGKTLVSSSMIDRVVASLGKNLSEVPVGFKWFVDGLVSGDFAFGGEESAGASFLRMDGTTWSTDKDGIIMNLLAAEITAVTGKDPGQLYQELTAQFGNPVYTRIDAPANREQKAILSNLSPDMVKASMLAGETITAKLTHAPGNGAAIGGLKIVTENGWFAARPSGTEDIYKIYAESFKGEEHLKQIVEEAQAIVLDALNA